A window of the Desulforapulum autotrophicum HRM2 genome harbors these coding sequences:
- a CDS encoding DUF444 family protein, whose product MITLDELLERDKKREDDGFKPKIRIGRIVKPGQGSRDRVVVVPTTVEEKFVHDEINMEQEGEGEPTGGTGEGEEGEVIGEQPIRPEAEGEGGGEGPGEGGGGEHEIESNAYELGKVLSEEFKLPNLKDKGKKRTLARYVYELTDKHRGFGQVLDKKATLRRIVQTNIALGRVTDPYKIDTSGFLISPRDMVYRVLSREKAYESQALVFFLRDYSGSMGGKPTQTIVSQHVMIYSWLLYQYKRQVLTRFILHDTEAREVDDFYKYYSYKVAGGTKVVSAYRLVNEVVEQESLARDYNIYVFHGTDGDDWDTDGKDALVELEKMLGYAARVGITIAEHQYARANQTEVEKYIRASGLLEKKSAFFKMDTLKEDADDARIIQGIKQLIS is encoded by the coding sequence ATGATCACTCTGGACGAACTCCTTGAACGGGATAAAAAGCGCGAAGATGACGGATTTAAGCCCAAGATCCGAATTGGTCGCATTGTAAAGCCCGGCCAGGGCAGCCGGGACAGGGTCGTTGTGGTGCCGACAACCGTTGAGGAAAAGTTTGTCCACGATGAGATAAACATGGAACAGGAGGGAGAGGGTGAACCCACGGGCGGCACCGGAGAAGGAGAAGAGGGCGAGGTGATCGGAGAGCAGCCCATTCGACCCGAAGCTGAGGGAGAAGGCGGGGGTGAGGGACCCGGAGAGGGTGGCGGCGGCGAACATGAGATAGAGTCCAACGCCTATGAATTAGGTAAGGTTCTCAGCGAAGAGTTCAAGCTTCCCAACCTCAAGGATAAGGGCAAAAAAAGGACCCTTGCACGCTATGTGTACGAACTCACGGACAAGCACCGGGGGTTTGGCCAGGTGCTTGATAAAAAGGCAACGCTCAGGCGTATCGTTCAGACCAATATCGCCCTTGGCCGGGTGACGGACCCGTACAAAATTGACACCTCAGGTTTTCTCATTTCGCCAAGGGATATGGTCTACAGGGTTTTATCCCGGGAAAAGGCCTACGAATCCCAGGCACTGGTGTTTTTTCTCCGGGACTACTCGGGATCCATGGGGGGAAAGCCCACCCAGACCATTGTCTCCCAGCATGTGATGATTTATTCCTGGCTTTTATACCAGTATAAACGCCAGGTGTTGACACGGTTCATTCTCCACGACACCGAGGCACGGGAGGTGGACGATTTTTATAAATATTACTCGTACAAGGTGGCAGGAGGCACAAAGGTGGTGTCGGCCTACCGGCTTGTCAATGAGGTCGTCGAGCAGGAGAGCCTTGCCAGGGACTACAATATTTACGTATTCCACGGCACGGACGGCGATGACTGGGACACCGACGGCAAAGATGCCCTGGTTGAGCTTGAGAAGATGCTTGGCTATGCGGCAAGGGTGGGAATCACCATTGCGGAACATCAATACGCCCGGGCCAACCAGACCGAGGTTGAAAAGTATATCAGGGCATCGGGTCTTCTTGAGAAAAAGAGTGCTTTTTTTAAAATGGACACGCTCAAGGAGGATGCCGATGATGCAAGGATCATTCAGGGGATTAAACAACTGATCTCCTAA
- a CDS encoding sensor histidine kinase translates to MPEDSKDKIELNRLKNQIKKLRIAKEKAEIKATLAHTGKMEALYTMAGGIAHDFNNILSAIFAYSQLAINHISDPERAKIDIRQIQKAGQKASDFTGQIMSFSRRTGYNKIAMPISNVVKEALELFSSTSPETIEIVDSIHSSALIMADPTSIHQLMLNLCTNAFHAMAKTRGVLTVVLTERAITTPPPMFATLQPGNYLELTVSDTGHGMDLQTMERIFEPYFTTKKTGQGTGFGLALVHSIVKDHGGEIFVKSEPDKGTRFHLFFPII, encoded by the coding sequence ATGCCGGAAGATTCCAAGGATAAAATAGAATTAAACAGGCTCAAAAACCAGATCAAAAAACTCAGGATTGCTAAGGAAAAGGCGGAAATCAAGGCAACGCTTGCCCACACCGGAAAAATGGAGGCCCTCTACACCATGGCAGGAGGGATTGCCCACGATTTCAACAACATTCTGTCGGCCATATTTGCCTATTCCCAGTTGGCAATCAACCATATTTCCGACCCGGAAAGGGCAAAAATAGATATTCGGCAAATCCAGAAGGCCGGCCAGAAGGCTTCGGATTTCACGGGGCAGATAATGTCGTTTTCCAGACGAACAGGCTACAACAAAATCGCCATGCCAATTTCCAATGTGGTCAAAGAGGCCCTGGAACTGTTCAGTTCAACCAGCCCTGAAACCATTGAGATTGTGGACAGCATCCATTCCAGCGCCTTGATCATGGCCGACCCCACAAGCATCCACCAACTCATGCTCAACCTTTGCACCAACGCCTTCCATGCCATGGCAAAAACCAGAGGCGTCCTGACCGTGGTCCTGACGGAAAGGGCCATTACCACGCCCCCCCCCATGTTTGCCACCCTTCAGCCGGGAAACTATCTTGAACTTACCGTGTCCGACACGGGCCACGGCATGGATTTACAAACCATGGAGAGAATATTTGAACCCTATTTCACCACAAAGAAGACAGGCCAGGGAACAGGCTTTGGCCTTGCATTGGTCCACAGCATTGTAAAGGACCACGGGGGGGAGATCTTTGTTAAAAGTGAACCGGACAAAGGAACCCGGTTTCACCTTTTTTTTCCAATTATATGA
- a CDS encoding serine protein kinase PrkA, which translates to MEMDKKSLGMASDETPAEIAAAFLNQDGARHEKRKPLTFIQFLDLIEKQPARVIRNIFQVFYDMMFSHVKVANSDVPDDSGEVNFTYYDCSKLFVEGSENPYFADRLFANRMMKHMEGLRHGAQQNRIYIFHGPHGCGKSTFLNNLLKRFESYANTEEGMRYEALWRIDVNRLGQPGMTERTSSIDRLVHILERHYPDLIDQTVEDELNHGVDKACLEIPCISHDNPLLIIPKHLRRGMLDKLIRNDEFKWRLFTEKEYEWVFSQEACTVCSSIYQALFERLGSIEEVFNMLYARPYFFSRRMGKGISVFNPGDKPLKNNVITNPMLQTRINNLFRDSNLIHYVYSRFAKTNNGVYALMDIKSHNVERMVELHNIISEAIHKVEDLEENVNSLFLALMNPEDKKNIREFPSFSDRIQYINIPYVLDVETEVKVLTNIFGRHVMDSFLPMVMENFARVMISSRLKEKSDVMLEWIGDPAKYRRYCDANLMLLKMEIYSGAPPQWLQDDDRKALTAKLWRRIIEESNTEGSSGFSGRDSIRIFDQFYSMHAKEDSLITMPELCRFFRNLMKERAGLIPAGFLESLLRMYDYNVLQQVKESLYYYNEDRIALDVKNYISAVNFEIGSTAKCLFTGEVLDITNAYLESIENRLFAANADQQRREIMRIDVLKEYTTNALSVEMMVEGKDITDTRLFNSLHERYVHNLKKRVLEPFLENENFRSAIKDYDTEGFKTYDKRIRSDVEFLINNMMVKFNYTEQGANEVCIYVIDSNLAGKFI; encoded by the coding sequence ATGGAGATGGATAAAAAATCCCTTGGGATGGCAAGCGATGAGACGCCTGCAGAAATTGCAGCTGCCTTTTTAAATCAGGATGGTGCCCGCCATGAAAAGCGAAAGCCCCTCACCTTTATCCAGTTTCTGGATCTCATTGAAAAGCAGCCGGCCCGGGTGATTCGAAATATTTTTCAGGTGTTCTATGATATGATGTTCTCCCACGTCAAGGTGGCAAACAGCGACGTCCCCGATGATTCAGGAGAGGTTAACTTCACCTATTACGACTGCTCAAAACTTTTTGTGGAAGGGTCTGAAAATCCCTATTTTGCAGACCGATTGTTTGCCAACCGCATGATGAAGCACATGGAGGGGCTTCGCCACGGTGCCCAGCAGAACCGTATCTACATCTTCCATGGCCCCCACGGTTGTGGAAAGAGCACCTTCTTGAACAACCTTTTGAAAAGATTTGAATCCTATGCCAACACCGAAGAGGGTATGCGTTACGAGGCCCTGTGGCGGATAGATGTCAATCGACTCGGCCAACCGGGTATGACCGAACGAACCAGCAGCATTGACAGGCTTGTGCACATCCTTGAACGACACTATCCCGATCTGATCGACCAGACGGTTGAGGATGAGCTGAACCACGGGGTTGACAAGGCCTGTCTTGAGATTCCCTGCATTTCCCATGACAATCCTTTGCTGATCATCCCCAAGCACCTTCGCCGGGGGATGCTGGACAAGTTGATCCGAAACGATGAGTTCAAGTGGCGGCTGTTTACTGAAAAAGAGTATGAGTGGGTGTTCAGCCAGGAGGCGTGCACCGTCTGTTCGTCCATCTACCAGGCCCTTTTTGAGCGTCTCGGAAGCATTGAAGAGGTGTTCAACATGCTTTATGCGCGACCCTACTTTTTCAGCCGACGCATGGGCAAGGGCATATCCGTCTTTAACCCCGGGGATAAACCCCTTAAAAACAACGTGATCACCAACCCCATGCTCCAGACCCGGATCAATAACCTGTTCCGTGACAGCAATCTCATCCACTACGTCTATTCAAGATTTGCCAAGACAAACAACGGTGTCTATGCCCTCATGGATATCAAGTCCCACAACGTCGAGCGCATGGTCGAACTTCATAACATCATCAGTGAGGCGATCCACAAGGTGGAAGATCTGGAGGAGAACGTCAACTCGTTGTTTCTTGCGTTGATGAATCCCGAAGACAAGAAGAATATCAGGGAGTTTCCTTCGTTTTCCGACCGGATTCAGTATATCAACATTCCCTATGTCCTTGATGTGGAGACCGAGGTCAAGGTTCTGACCAACATCTTTGGCCGCCATGTCATGGACAGCTTTCTGCCCATGGTCATGGAAAATTTTGCAAGGGTAATGATCAGCTCAAGGCTCAAGGAAAAGTCGGACGTGATGCTAGAATGGATCGGCGATCCGGCAAAGTACCGGCGCTACTGCGATGCGAATCTCATGCTGCTCAAGATGGAGATTTATTCGGGAGCGCCTCCCCAGTGGCTCCAGGACGATGACAGAAAGGCTCTGACCGCCAAACTCTGGCGCAGGATCATTGAGGAATCAAATACCGAAGGGAGCAGCGGATTTTCAGGGCGGGATTCCATCCGCATCTTTGATCAGTTCTATTCCATGCATGCAAAGGAAGACAGCCTCATCACCATGCCGGAACTGTGCCGGTTCTTCCGCAACCTCATGAAGGAGAGAGCGGGCCTGATCCCTGCTGGTTTTCTTGAGTCCCTTTTACGAATGTACGATTACAATGTACTCCAACAGGTCAAGGAATCTCTCTATTACTACAATGAGGATCGCATCGCCCTGGACGTCAAGAATTACATCTCGGCCGTGAACTTTGAGATCGGCTCCACGGCAAAGTGCCTGTTCACAGGCGAGGTCCTTGACATCACCAACGCCTACCTCGAAAGTATAGAAAACAGGCTCTTTGCCGCCAATGCAGATCAGCAGCGCCGTGAGATCATGCGCATTGATGTCCTCAAGGAGTATACCACCAACGCCCTGAGCGTGGAAATGATGGTTGAAGGCAAGGATATTACCGATACCCGGCTGTTTAACTCACTGCATGAACGCTATGTGCACAATCTTAAAAAAAGGGTGTTAGAACCTTTCCTGGAAAACGAGAACTTCAGGAGCGCCATCAAGGATTATGACACGGAAGGCTTTAAAACCTATGACAAGCGTATCCGGAGTGACGTGGAGTTTCTCATCAATAATATGATGGTGAAATTCAACTACACCGAGCAGGGAGCCAACGAGGTGTGCATTTATGTCATAGACTCCAACCTTGCCGGCAAATTCATATAA
- a CDS encoding SpoVR family protein — MEIVDQHVKQIMEGCKKRARDKGLVFDDETLEYIVTNRDLIELGPKVMIPTLYDYWVHDVRVLSEKGKYELYPNNPYETVINTRPAISFYNDNNPDWLNVMIFYHVLGHIDFFQNNLFFQHTWSYDFEGQALADKRLIARYRSEKGRWVDYVIEFARGIDNIVGYHDTVAENITPRTRRVDRIDYYFDVFLQQEKKAKTNAYLKEIDRYNALQKSGTYTDELFFVDVILKYPEFEALYQKKKGAKDNPRPDVMQYILEHSTFLKKDENTWMKSVIEVVRNTSLFFQPQIRTKIMNEGWASLWHETLFMGDDRIKGHEVSFAKVNAGVTAMPKVGLNPYALGMRLFYHIWEMEDRGCYSFDYFSLKDQVLRKQFDLERHTGRDIIFKIRENFCDFTFINRYIDQEFMDRHKLFVSGRRINRERKSVEYYIKSRKAEAYKEMIINTLYHPPRICVDHEKTLKGDLYLVHSFEGKPLKADFIENTMIGIEFLWGAPVRLETWEYIRSAVAPQAPANFWDPVAPKDLLKEEEGFTWKRFMYVMENRKLHKQEM; from the coding sequence ATGGAAATCGTTGACCAGCATGTGAAGCAGATCATGGAGGGGTGCAAGAAAAGGGCAAGGGACAAGGGACTCGTGTTTGACGATGAAACCCTTGAGTACATCGTCACCAATCGTGATCTTATTGAACTTGGCCCCAAGGTGATGATTCCTACCCTTTACGATTACTGGGTCCACGACGTGAGGGTGCTTTCTGAAAAGGGGAAATACGAACTCTACCCGAATAATCCCTATGAAACTGTCATCAACACAAGGCCAGCCATCTCCTTCTACAACGACAACAACCCTGACTGGCTCAATGTCATGATTTTTTACCATGTGCTCGGGCATATTGATTTCTTCCAGAACAATCTTTTTTTCCAGCACACCTGGTCCTATGATTTTGAAGGCCAGGCCCTTGCGGACAAGCGGCTCATTGCAAGGTATCGTTCGGAAAAAGGGCGGTGGGTGGACTATGTCATCGAGTTTGCCCGGGGAATTGACAACATTGTTGGATACCATGACACTGTTGCTGAGAATATCACTCCGCGAACCCGCAGGGTCGATCGCATTGATTACTATTTTGACGTTTTTCTCCAGCAGGAGAAAAAGGCCAAAACCAACGCCTATTTAAAGGAGATCGACCGTTACAATGCCCTGCAAAAAAGCGGCACCTACACGGACGAACTCTTTTTTGTCGATGTTATTTTAAAGTATCCTGAGTTTGAGGCCCTTTACCAGAAAAAGAAAGGGGCAAAGGACAATCCCCGGCCCGACGTCATGCAGTACATCCTTGAACATTCAACGTTCCTGAAAAAAGATGAAAACACCTGGATGAAGTCGGTTATTGAGGTGGTTCGCAACACCTCGCTGTTTTTCCAGCCCCAGATCAGAACCAAGATCATGAACGAGGGGTGGGCAAGTCTGTGGCACGAGACATTGTTCATGGGCGATGACAGAATTAAGGGCCATGAGGTGAGTTTTGCAAAGGTTAATGCCGGGGTCACGGCCATGCCCAAGGTGGGCCTTAATCCTTACGCCCTGGGCATGAGGCTTTTTTATCACATATGGGAGATGGAGGACAGGGGGTGCTATTCGTTTGATTATTTTTCCCTCAAAGACCAGGTCCTGCGCAAACAGTTCGACCTTGAACGGCACACGGGCAGGGATATTATTTTTAAAATCAGGGAAAATTTTTGTGATTTCACCTTTATCAACCGATACATTGACCAGGAATTCATGGATCGTCACAAACTCTTTGTGTCGGGACGAAGGATCAACCGAGAGCGCAAGAGCGTGGAGTACTATATAAAGTCAAGAAAGGCCGAGGCGTACAAGGAGATGATTATCAACACCCTTTACCATCCCCCCAGAATCTGTGTGGACCATGAAAAAACCCTGAAAGGGGACCTTTACCTGGTCCACTCGTTTGAGGGCAAGCCCCTGAAGGCAGATTTTATCGAAAATACCATGATCGGTATTGAGTTCCTCTGGGGCGCTCCTGTGCGCCTTGAAACCTGGGAGTACATCCGTTCAGCCGTTGCCCCCCAGGCACCGGCCAACTTCTGGGACCCAGTGGCGCCAAAGGATTTGCTCAAGGAAGAAGAGGGGTTTACCTGGAAACGATTCATGTATGTCATGGAGAATCGCAAGCTCCACAAACAGGAGATGTAA